A stretch of Blattabacterium cuenoti DNA encodes these proteins:
- the purF gene encoding amidophosphoribosyltransferase produces MISQLFPFFMKNNNDYDKFHDECGIFGIYSPKKVDTFSLIQFGLFALQHRGQEACGFSVLRDGFIISHKSEGLVLDFFKKISNSECYHGNAVIGHTRYSTEGGQSKKNIQPFFGENSYGKSTISIVHNGNLVNAQSIRQKLESKGVHFISEYSDSEVILRLIQKYLLESNNSLEKAIKKTTLEIRGAYSVIVLMDNQIAAFRDPNGIRPLCYGMLNEKTYIFSSETCGIDSVGGFYVRDLFPGEIVIVDQKSIQFYLMKNREHIKKRICSFEYIYFSRPDSLIENINVYEIREKSGEKLYEQHPVKADVVIGVPDSGVPASIGYSKASGIPFKPILVKNKYIGRSFILPKQEMREKMVNLKLNPILDEIKGKRIIIIDDSIVRGTTSRRLVYILRKAGAKEIHFRSASPPIIAPCYLGVDTPSKKDLISYNHIKKNIEKMLDVDSLEFLSMDNLVDILGSKNYCFGCFTETYPVQKK; encoded by the coding sequence ATGATATCTCAATTATTCCCTTTTTTTATGAAAAATAATAATGATTATGATAAATTTCATGATGAATGTGGTATTTTTGGAATTTATTCTCCTAAAAAAGTAGATACTTTTTCTTTAATTCAATTTGGATTATTTGCATTACAACACAGAGGTCAAGAAGCTTGCGGTTTTTCTGTTTTACGAGATGGTTTTATTATATCTCATAAAAGCGAAGGTCTAGTTTTAGATTTTTTTAAAAAAATTTCAAATTCTGAATGTTATCATGGAAATGCGGTCATTGGACATACACGTTATTCAACAGAAGGAGGACAAAGTAAAAAAAATATACAACCATTTTTTGGAGAAAACTCTTATGGAAAAAGTACTATATCTATAGTACACAATGGTAATTTAGTAAATGCTCAATCTATTCGTCAAAAATTAGAATCTAAAGGAGTCCATTTTATATCAGAATACTCTGATTCTGAAGTAATATTGCGTTTAATACAAAAGTATTTATTGGAATCTAATAATAGTTTAGAAAAAGCTATTAAAAAGACTACTCTTGAAATTAGAGGAGCTTATTCTGTCATAGTGCTAATGGATAATCAAATAGCAGCTTTTAGAGATCCAAACGGAATTCGTCCTTTATGTTATGGAATGCTGAATGAAAAAACTTATATATTTAGTTCTGAAACTTGTGGAATAGATTCTGTTGGAGGTTTTTATGTCAGAGATTTATTTCCAGGAGAAATAGTGATAGTGGATCAAAAATCTATTCAATTTTATCTAATGAAAAATAGAGAACATATAAAAAAAAGAATATGTTCTTTTGAGTATATTTACTTTTCTCGTCCAGATTCCTTGATTGAAAATATAAACGTTTATGAAATTCGTGAAAAAAGTGGAGAAAAACTTTATGAACAACATCCAGTAAAAGCAGATGTAGTCATTGGAGTACCAGATTCTGGAGTACCTGCATCTATTGGATATTCTAAAGCTTCTGGAATTCCTTTTAAACCAATTTTAGTGAAAAATAAATATATTGGTAGATCTTTTATTTTACCTAAACAAGAAATGCGAGAAAAAATGGTAAACTTAAAACTGAATCCTATTTTAGATGAAATAAAAGGAAAACGGATTATTATAATTGATGATTCTATAGTTCGTGGAACTACTAGTCGTAGATTGGTTTATATTTTGAGAAAAGCAGGTGCAAAAGAAATCCATTTTAGAAGTGCTTCCCCTCCTATTATAGCTCCATGTTATTTAGGAGTAGATACTCCAAGTAAAAAAGATCTCATATCATACAATCATATAAAAAAAAATATAGAAAAAATGCTAGATGTAGATAGTTTAGAGTTCTTAAGTATGGATAATCTAGTAGATATTCTTGGTAGCAAAAATTATTGTTTTGGTTGTTTTACGGAAACTTATCCTGTTCAAAAAAAATAG
- a CDS encoding phosphoribosylformylglycinamidine synthase, translating to MNFRIYIQKKNIFSIDSIKLCRELKNNMNISLSDIVIYYVYDIFHIHKKLFLESLSTIFYDPVTDILHKKKHFHNPYFYFPSKNDNRANAAMQCIRVLDNTKKYSTNLKIKTGQLIEFIGINKKQDFDKIKKYYCMDLNSNHPLKKRNNIFDHFINFSHKKMEKIHKIYNLSIDIHDLLFVQQYFIQEKRNPTEEELRILDVYWSDHCRHTTFYTTLTNISFYGSLKNTYQNIFKKYLKDRDLIGRSKLPINFMEISSLPAMILYKKRKLKNFFLSNEQNACMIMIDVDIIENKKKEKWFLLFKNETHNHPTEIDPFGGAFTCIGGAIRDPLSGRGFVYQGIRLSGAADPTNLKTLKGKIPQPKICFESAHGYSSYGNQVGLSTTHVHEIYHEGYRAKRMEIGMVIGAVPTDFVNHKKPEKGDIILLIGGLTGKEGIGGATNSSKEYDPKNNIEQKQKGNPIIERQIQRFFRKKEVISIIKKCNDFGAGGAAVAIGELSDSLILYLDKIPVVKNSNLNAIDIALSESQERMAVVLDPKHLKRFIHLARKENLKPIPIAEITDNKRIIFSYKGKKIFNVKSSFLNTRGSHKEKYACVNSPTFISPFKKSKKFLFSKITFLETLTKLNIASQKSLVEMFDSTVGGTTVLMPFGGQYQITPSEGSVQKIPVLKGTTNTVSLACWGFHPEVSTWSPFHGGAYAIVECISKIVSMGGNYKNIYFSFQEYYQKLGNDPENWGIPFSALLGAYHAQMSLGLVSIGGKDSMSGTYKNIHVPPTFVSFGVSIGSCSNIISPEFKKVGNKIYLYYHRSLKNEMPNFDSIKKAYGQIYKWICSKKIISAKTIKDGGISVAIAQMSFGNGLGAVINCKEHLLETNIGSIIIESSSYLSADNFILIGEIVSSNNLNFNGISININQCIKNWEKTFNPIFSYNEISEKENVQIIKTKKQTVQKEKNSKIWKCKYTYKKNVLPRVFIPIFPGTNSEFESIRAFEKEGSIVNSFVFKNLNNKDIIDSIFHIKTYIESSQIFMLCGGFSAGDEPDGSAKFIVSILHNSYIKDAIQHFLDKDGLILGICNGFQGLIKSGLLPYGKICFRNHESPTLTYNKIKKHISQCVHIKVISDQSPWLQGMKNKVYTLPISHSEGRFYANQKIINNLFNKNQIATQYVDLEGNPSLKRLYNPNGSIGSVEGLLSENGKIYGRMTHPERYDHGLLKNIPNVHEHSIFKNAVQYFL from the coding sequence ATGAATTTCAGAATTTATATACAAAAAAAAAACATTTTTTCTATTGATTCTATCAAACTATGCAGAGAGTTAAAAAATAATATGAATATTTCATTATCTGATATTGTTATTTATTATGTCTATGATATTTTCCATATACATAAAAAACTTTTTTTAGAAAGTTTATCTACAATTTTTTATGATCCTGTAACAGATATTTTACATAAAAAAAAACATTTTCATAATCCATATTTTTATTTTCCTTCAAAAAACGATAATCGTGCAAACGCAGCTATGCAATGCATTCGTGTTTTAGATAATACAAAAAAATATTCTACTAATCTAAAAATAAAAACTGGTCAATTGATTGAATTTATTGGAATCAATAAAAAACAGGATTTTGATAAAATTAAAAAATATTATTGTATGGATTTAAATTCCAATCATCCATTGAAAAAAAGAAATAATATTTTTGATCATTTTATAAATTTTTCTCATAAAAAAATGGAAAAAATTCATAAAATATATAATCTATCTATAGATATTCATGATTTATTATTTGTCCAACAATATTTTATTCAAGAAAAACGGAATCCAACAGAAGAAGAATTACGAATTTTAGATGTTTATTGGTCCGATCACTGTCGTCATACAACATTTTATACTACACTCACCAATATATCTTTTTATGGATCATTAAAAAATACATATCAAAATATTTTTAAAAAATATTTAAAAGATAGAGATTTAATAGGAAGATCAAAGCTTCCTATCAATTTCATGGAAATATCTAGTCTTCCTGCTATGATTTTATATAAAAAAAGGAAATTAAAAAATTTTTTTTTATCTAATGAACAGAATGCATGTATGATTATGATAGATGTAGATATTATAGAAAATAAAAAGAAAGAAAAATGGTTTTTATTATTTAAAAATGAGACCCATAACCATCCTACAGAAATTGATCCTTTTGGTGGAGCTTTTACTTGTATAGGAGGGGCCATTAGAGATCCATTATCTGGAAGAGGTTTTGTTTACCAAGGAATAAGGTTAAGTGGAGCTGCAGATCCTACAAATTTAAAAACTTTGAAAGGAAAAATACCACAACCTAAAATATGTTTTGAATCAGCTCATGGTTATAGTTCTTATGGAAATCAAGTAGGATTATCGACAACTCATGTACATGAAATTTATCATGAAGGATATAGAGCAAAAAGAATGGAAATCGGAATGGTTATTGGAGCAGTTCCAACTGATTTTGTAAATCATAAAAAACCAGAAAAAGGAGATATAATTCTATTAATTGGTGGATTAACAGGAAAAGAAGGAATAGGAGGTGCAACTAATTCTTCTAAGGAGTATGATCCAAAGAATAACATAGAGCAAAAACAAAAAGGAAATCCAATAATAGAAAGACAAATTCAAAGATTTTTTAGAAAAAAAGAAGTGATATCTATCATAAAAAAATGTAATGATTTTGGTGCAGGAGGAGCTGCCGTAGCTATAGGAGAATTAAGCGATAGCTTGATTCTTTATCTAGATAAAATTCCTGTTGTCAAAAATTCCAATTTAAATGCTATAGATATTGCTCTTTCCGAATCTCAAGAACGTATGGCCGTAGTATTAGATCCAAAACATTTAAAAAGATTTATTCATTTAGCTCGAAAAGAAAATTTGAAACCAATTCCTATAGCTGAAATAACTGATAATAAACGTATCATTTTCTCTTATAAAGGAAAAAAAATATTTAATGTAAAAAGTTCATTTTTGAATACAAGAGGATCTCATAAAGAAAAATATGCTTGTGTGAATTCCCCTACTTTTATTTCTCCTTTTAAAAAATCAAAAAAATTTTTATTTAGCAAAATAACATTTTTAGAAACACTTACTAAATTAAATATAGCTTCTCAAAAAAGTTTAGTAGAAATGTTTGATAGTACCGTAGGTGGGACTACAGTTTTGATGCCTTTTGGGGGTCAGTATCAAATAACTCCATCTGAAGGAAGTGTACAAAAAATTCCTGTATTAAAAGGAACTACGAATACGGTTAGCTTAGCTTGTTGGGGGTTTCATCCTGAAGTATCCACATGGAGCCCTTTTCATGGAGGAGCTTATGCTATTGTAGAATGTATTTCTAAAATTGTTTCTATGGGGGGTAATTATAAAAATATCTATTTTAGTTTTCAAGAATATTACCAAAAATTAGGTAATGATCCAGAAAATTGGGGAATCCCTTTCTCTGCTTTATTAGGAGCTTATCATGCTCAGATGTCCTTAGGTTTAGTTTCTATCGGAGGAAAAGATTCTATGTCTGGAACATATAAAAATATACATGTTCCTCCAACATTTGTTTCATTTGGAGTATCTATAGGTTCATGTTCAAATATTATTTCTCCTGAATTTAAAAAAGTAGGAAATAAAATATATTTATATTATCATCGTTCGTTAAAAAATGAAATGCCAAATTTTGATTCTATAAAAAAAGCTTACGGTCAAATTTATAAATGGATTTGTTCCAAAAAAATTATTTCCGCAAAAACCATCAAAGACGGAGGAATTTCTGTTGCTATTGCCCAAATGTCATTTGGAAATGGGTTAGGAGCAGTGATTAATTGTAAAGAGCATTTACTTGAAACTAACATAGGTTCAATCATTATAGAATCTTCATCTTATCTATCCGCAGATAATTTCATTCTAATAGGAGAAATAGTTTCTTCTAATAATTTAAATTTTAATGGAATATCTATTAATATTAATCAATGTATAAAAAATTGGGAAAAAACTTTTAATCCTATTTTTTCTTATAATGAAATTAGTGAAAAAGAAAATGTTCAAATAATAAAAACCAAAAAACAAACAGTACAAAAAGAAAAAAATTCAAAAATATGGAAATGTAAATATACATATAAGAAAAACGTCCTACCACGTGTTTTTATTCCTATATTTCCTGGAACAAATAGTGAATTTGAATCCATTCGTGCATTTGAAAAAGAAGGTTCGATAGTGAATTCTTTTGTATTTAAAAATTTGAATAATAAGGATATTATAGATTCTATATTTCATATTAAAACGTATATAGAATCTTCACAAATATTTATGCTTTGTGGAGGATTTAGTGCTGGAGATGAACCAGATGGATCAGCTAAATTTATTGTATCTATATTGCATAATTCATATATTAAGGATGCTATTCAACATTTTCTTGATAAAGATGGATTAATATTAGGAATTTGTAACGGATTTCAAGGATTGATAAAATCTGGTTTATTACCTTATGGTAAAATTTGTTTTAGGAATCATGAATCTCCTACATTAACTTATAATAAAATAAAAAAACACATATCTCAATGTGTTCATATAAAAGTGATCTCCGATCAATCTCCGTGGTTACAAGGAATGAAAAACAAAGTATATACTCTTCCCATATCTCATAGTGAAGGTCGATTTTATGCTAACCAAAAAATAATAAATAATTTATTCAATAAAAATCAAATAGCGACACAGTATGTAGATTTAGAAGGAAATCCTAGTTTAAAAAGATTATATAATCCGAATGGTTCGATTGGATCTGTTGAGGGGTTATTAAGTGAAAATGGAAAAATTTATGGAAGGATGACTCATCCAGAACGTTATGATCATGGATTACTCAAAAATATACCTAATGTTCACGAACATTCTATTTTTAAAAACGCAGTACAATATTTTTTATAA
- a CDS encoding adenylosuccinate synthase, which yields MPSNVIVGLQWGDEGKGKITDLLSKNSDYVIRYQGGNNSGHSIHIKNRNFILHLIPSGVLYSYVKCIVGPGVVVDPKSFIQEIRDLESIGINTSKVFLAKRAHITMPYHRLLDLYKEEYLGNRSIGTTHRGIGPTYEDKIGRMGIRALDFLDLKDFSKKLKYNIDFKNKIITKIYKKKPIIFESIYEEYIEYAKILSDRIIDAVYEIHDAFRNEKKILFEGAQAMLLDINYGTYPYVTTSSTSTGGVCTGCGIPPNFLKNFIGITKAYCTRVGYGPFPTEIVDRVSAIIRKKGNEYGATTKRPRRCGWLDLIALQYSCMINGINYLIITKLDVLSELEVIKVCIEYECKGKILKKFPLNLDQNIIKGVYIDFPGWKIDISHIHEYKNLPDNCKKYIKFIEDYLSLEVLLISVGSERNQNIIKNKSSFFKIFS from the coding sequence ATGCCTTCAAATGTTATTGTAGGACTCCAATGGGGTGATGAAGGGAAAGGAAAAATTACAGATTTACTTTCTAAAAATTCAGATTATGTCATTCGTTATCAAGGAGGAAATAATTCAGGTCATTCTATTCATATTAAAAATAGGAATTTTATCCTTCATTTAATTCCTTCCGGAGTTCTTTATTCTTATGTAAAATGTATTGTGGGCCCTGGAGTTGTTGTTGATCCTAAATCTTTTATTCAAGAAATACGTGATTTAGAATCCATAGGAATTAATACTTCTAAAGTTTTTTTAGCAAAAAGAGCACACATAACCATGCCTTATCATCGATTACTAGATCTATATAAAGAAGAATATTTAGGAAATAGATCCATTGGAACTACTCATCGTGGAATAGGTCCTACTTATGAAGATAAAATAGGACGTATGGGAATACGTGCATTAGACTTTTTGGATCTAAAAGATTTTTCTAAAAAATTAAAATATAATATAGATTTTAAGAATAAAATTATTACAAAAATTTATAAAAAAAAACCAATCATTTTTGAATCTATTTATGAAGAGTATATAGAATATGCAAAAATTCTTTCTGATCGTATCATAGATGCTGTTTATGAAATTCATGATGCTTTTCGTAATGAAAAAAAAATTTTATTTGAAGGAGCTCAAGCTATGTTATTGGATATAAATTATGGAACATATCCATATGTAACTACATCCTCTACTTCTACAGGAGGAGTATGTACAGGATGCGGGATCCCTCCTAATTTTTTAAAAAATTTTATAGGAATCACGAAAGCATATTGTACACGTGTAGGGTATGGGCCTTTTCCTACAGAAATTGTAGATAGAGTCAGTGCCATTATACGAAAAAAAGGAAATGAATATGGAGCAACTACAAAACGTCCTAGACGATGTGGTTGGTTAGATTTAATCGCTCTTCAATATTCTTGTATGATAAATGGAATCAATTATTTAATTATTACAAAATTAGATGTATTAAGTGAATTAGAAGTTATTAAAGTATGTATCGAATATGAATGTAAGGGAAAAATATTAAAAAAATTTCCATTAAATCTAGATCAAAATATTATAAAGGGAGTTTATATAGATTTTCCTGGATGGAAAATAGATATATCTCATATTCATGAATACAAAAATTTACCGGATAATTGTAAAAAATATATTAAATTTATTGAAGATTATCTAAGTTTAGAAGTATTATTAATTTCTGTTGGTTCTGAAAGAAATCAAAATATCATTAAAAATAAATCTTCATTTTTTAAAATTTTTTCTTAA
- the purB gene encoding adenylosuccinate lyase, whose translation MKKYKNPLIERYGSTEMLYNFSPEKKFITWRKLWLFLAEIQKELGLNISKEQIDDLKNNLCDIDWNRVSFYEKKFRHDVMAHLYAFGEKATIAKSIIHLGATSAFLGDNTDLILIRDGLEILMKKLINLIFRIRNFTLEYHHLPTIAYTHYQPAQLTTVGKRSALWIQSLLLDLEELEFRLKNIHFRGVKGTIGSAASYKELFHGNLQKVKYLEKKISNKFGFKNVFSITGQTYDRKVDSQMLNLLSNISQSSHKFSNDLRLLQNLKEMEEPFEKEQIGSSAMAYKRNPIRCERMASLAKYVISLSNSPAIVASTQWLERTLDDSANRRLVIAQSFLATDAILMIWNHILENIVVYPKIIEKHIQKELPFFTTESIIVECVKNGYDRQEIHERIRIHSMETISKMKLEGKENDFIKRILHDQKIPIQEEKINQILNPKNFIGFSSEQTLEFIDTKVNPILNRFHHLIDSDISSMDKKV comes from the coding sequence GTGAAAAAATATAAAAATCCTTTAATAGAACGATATGGTAGTACAGAAATGTTATATAATTTTTCTCCAGAAAAAAAGTTTATTACTTGGAGAAAATTATGGTTATTTTTAGCAGAAATCCAAAAAGAATTAGGATTAAATATTAGCAAAGAACAAATAGATGATTTAAAAAATAATTTATGTGATATCGATTGGAATCGAGTTTCTTTTTACGAAAAAAAATTTCGTCATGATGTCATGGCACATTTGTATGCTTTTGGAGAAAAAGCTACTATAGCTAAATCTATTATTCATTTAGGTGCTACAAGCGCCTTTTTAGGAGATAATACAGATCTTATTTTAATTCGTGATGGATTAGAAATATTAATGAAAAAATTAATTAATCTTATTTTTAGAATAAGAAATTTTACTTTAGAATATCATCATCTACCTACTATAGCTTATACTCATTATCAACCTGCTCAGTTAACAACTGTAGGAAAGCGTTCTGCTCTTTGGATCCAAAGTTTACTTTTAGATCTAGAAGAATTAGAGTTTAGATTAAAAAATATTCATTTTAGAGGAGTAAAAGGAACAATAGGATCAGCCGCCAGCTACAAAGAATTATTTCATGGAAATTTACAAAAAGTAAAATATTTAGAAAAAAAAATATCGAATAAATTCGGATTTAAAAATGTTTTTTCTATTACAGGACAAACTTATGATAGAAAGGTAGATTCTCAAATGTTAAATTTATTATCTAATATTTCTCAATCTTCTCATAAATTTAGTAATGATTTGCGTTTATTACAAAATTTGAAAGAAATGGAAGAACCTTTTGAAAAAGAACAAATTGGATCTAGTGCCATGGCGTATAAACGTAATCCTATACGGTGTGAACGGATGGCTTCTTTAGCAAAATATGTTATTTCCTTATCCAATAGTCCTGCTATAGTTGCATCTACTCAATGGTTAGAACGAACTTTAGATGATTCTGCCAATAGAAGACTGGTTATCGCCCAATCATTTTTGGCAACGGATGCAATATTAATGATTTGGAATCATATATTAGAAAACATAGTTGTTTATCCTAAAATAATTGAAAAACATATACAAAAAGAACTTCCATTTTTCACTACTGAATCTATTATTGTAGAATGCGTAAAAAACGGATACGATAGACAAGAAATTCATGAAAGAATACGAATTCATTCTATGGAAACGATATCAAAAATGAAATTAGAAGGAAAGGAAAATGATTTTATAAAAAGAATTTTACATGACCAGAAAATACCAATTCAAGAAGAAAAAATAAATCAAATACTAAATCCAAAAAATTTTATAGGGTTTTCTTCAGAACAAACTTTGGAATTTATTGATACTAAAGTTAATCCTATATTAAATCGGTTTCATCATTTAATTGATTCTGATATATCAAGTATGGATAAAAAAGTTTAA
- the purC gene encoding phosphoribosylaminoimidazolesuccinocarboxamide synthase yields MIINNIIKKNLLSEGKTKKIYETNHPLKVLIQYKDHITAFNGLKNKFLQKKGHLTNEISSLIFEFINSCKIKTHFIRKFNKIEQLCYKVNMIPLEFVVRNIVSGSLSRRLGIKEGEHISNAIFEIFYKNDELKDPLINDHHVVFLKIISYEELNTIFRIISHLNCILKSFFLDKNIILVDFKIEFGKNHNNEILLSDEISPDTCRLWDKKTMKKLDKDIFRIGFDENMLDIYMEILKRLNVG; encoded by the coding sequence ATGATAATAAATAATATTATTAAAAAAAATCTTTTATCAGAGGGAAAAACAAAAAAAATATATGAGACTAATCATCCATTAAAAGTATTAATTCAATATAAAGATCATATTACAGCTTTTAATGGATTAAAAAATAAATTTTTACAAAAAAAAGGTCATTTAACCAATGAAATTTCTTCATTAATATTTGAATTTATAAATTCTTGCAAAATAAAGACTCACTTTATACGAAAATTCAATAAAATAGAGCAATTATGTTATAAAGTCAATATGATTCCTTTAGAATTTGTTGTTAGAAACATTGTTTCTGGAAGTCTATCTAGACGGTTAGGAATCAAAGAAGGGGAGCATATATCAAATGCTATTTTTGAAATTTTTTATAAAAATGACGAATTAAAAGATCCGTTGATTAATGATCATCATGTTGTATTCTTGAAAATAATTTCCTATGAAGAATTAAATACAATTTTTCGCATTATATCACATTTAAATTGTATTCTGAAAAGTTTTTTTTTGGATAAAAATATTATATTAGTGGATTTTAAAATAGAATTTGGAAAAAATCATAACAACGAAATTTTACTTTCTGATGAAATAAGTCCTGATACTTGTCGTCTTTGGGATAAAAAAACAATGAAAAAACTAGATAAAGATATTTTTAGGATTGGATTTGATGAAAATATGCTTGATATTTATATGGAAATCTTAAAAAGATTAAATGTTGGATAA
- the purM gene encoding phosphoribosylformylglycinamidine cyclo-ligase codes for MKKSNNISRMSQILERTYTNKVISNLDHFAGFYKIYKSGYKEPILVSGVDGVGTKLRLAIDYKRYNLIGVDCFAMCANDILCHGALPLFFLDYLACGKLNSSIIEKIIEGIAISCQKTHTCLIGGETAEMSIIYKEQDYDIAGFCVGIVEKENMIDGKKCIQEKDILIGLPSSGIHSNGFSLIQNIFTSKDLIKKFEGVPLYEILLVPTKIYHYPIHILLREFMIHGLAHITGGGIQDNLSRIIPDNLSAIVEKKRIPTPPIFNYIKKKGNLLDIDMWKTFNMGVGMIIIVSFKEKYSVLDRLYNLGEKPFIFGNIVKGNKRVLLK; via the coding sequence ATGAAAAAAAGTAATAATATCTCTAGAATGAGTCAAATTTTAGAGAGAACTTATACCAACAAGGTTATTAGTAATTTAGATCACTTCGCTGGTTTTTATAAAATCTATAAAAGTGGATATAAAGAACCTATTTTAGTATCTGGAGTAGATGGTGTAGGAACAAAATTACGTTTAGCTATCGATTACAAAAGATATAACTTAATTGGAGTAGATTGTTTTGCAATGTGTGCAAATGATATATTATGTCACGGAGCCCTTCCTTTATTTTTTTTGGATTATTTAGCTTGTGGAAAATTAAATTCTTCTATTATAGAAAAAATAATAGAAGGAATAGCTATTTCTTGCCAAAAAACTCATACCTGTCTCATAGGTGGAGAAACTGCGGAAATGTCTATAATATATAAAGAACAAGATTATGATATTGCTGGATTTTGTGTAGGTATTGTAGAAAAAGAAAATATGATAGATGGAAAAAAATGTATTCAGGAAAAAGATATTTTAATAGGACTTCCTTCATCAGGAATCCATAGCAATGGATTTTCTTTAATTCAAAACATTTTTACATCAAAAGATTTGATAAAAAAATTTGAAGGAGTCCCTCTTTATGAAATTCTTTTAGTTCCAACTAAAATTTATCATTATCCTATTCATATTTTATTGAGAGAATTTATGATACATGGATTAGCTCATATTACTGGAGGTGGAATACAAGATAATTTATCTAGAATTATTCCAGACAATTTATCAGCTATAGTAGAAAAAAAAAGAATTCCTACTCCTCCTATTTTCAATTATATTAAAAAAAAAGGAAATCTATTAGATATAGACATGTGGAAAACTTTCAATATGGGAGTAGGAATGATTATAATAGTATCTTTTAAAGAAAAATATTCTGTTTTGGATCGACTATATAATTTAGGAGAAAAACCTTTTATTTTTGGGAATATTGTGAAAGGAAATAAAAGAGTACTTTTGAAATAG
- the purE gene encoding 5-(carboxyamino)imidazole ribonucleotide mutase has protein sequence MKVAIFFGSISDKSTMKNAADMLKKFDISYKSYVISAHRLPDILSNTIKKIESEGTDLIIAGAGLSAHLPGFISSKTILPVIGVPIHHCNNSYGSLGGIDALFSIVQMPKNVPVATVGINNSYNAALLAIHILSIKYKNIRKSLLKFRMETTDKLKTKIEQYL, from the coding sequence ATGAAAGTAGCTATATTTTTCGGAAGTATTTCCGATAAATCAACTATGAAAAATGCAGCGGATATGCTAAAAAAGTTTGATATAAGTTATAAATCTTATGTCATTTCTGCACATAGACTACCAGATATTTTATCAAATACTATAAAAAAAATAGAATCTGAAGGTACAGATTTAATTATTGCAGGAGCTGGTTTATCTGCTCATTTACCTGGATTTATATCTTCAAAAACTATACTTCCTGTAATTGGAGTTCCAATTCATCATTGTAATAATTCTTATGGTTCATTAGGAGGAATAGACGCATTATTTTCTATAGTACAAATGCCTAAAAACGTTCCTGTTGCTACAGTAGGAATTAATAATTCCTATAATGCAGCTTTATTGGCTATTCATATTTTGTCTATAAAATATAAAAATATCAGAAAATCATTGCTAAAATTTAGAATGGAAACAACAGATAAATTAAAAACAAAAATAGAGCAATATTTATGA
- a CDS encoding formyltransferase family protein, with amino-acid sequence MKKIAILVSGKGTNMKHILQAIKYGILSNFRVNFVISDRRCEAFQYALKKNIKSVSLEKIEKKSLSKEIDKILMKDIPNIIVLAGFLSILDAKFCEKWVGKIINIHPSLLPKYGGKGMYGMKVHQSVIENKESISGATTHYVTKNIDAGDIILKKTCNIVLKETIHSLSKKVSLIEREILIQSIQNFF; translated from the coding sequence ATGAAAAAAATAGCTATTTTAGTTTCTGGAAAAGGAACCAATATGAAGCATATTTTACAAGCAATCAAATATGGGATTCTTTCTAATTTCAGAGTAAATTTTGTTATTTCTGATAGAAGATGCGAGGCCTTTCAATATGCATTAAAAAAAAATATAAAATCGGTTTCTTTAGAAAAAATTGAAAAAAAATCCCTTTCTAAAGAAATAGATAAAATACTTATGAAAGATATTCCTAATATTATAGTTCTTGCTGGATTTCTTTCTATACTTGATGCAAAATTTTGTGAAAAATGGGTTGGTAAAATTATCAATATTCATCCTTCTCTTTTACCTAAATATGGAGGAAAAGGAATGTATGGAATGAAAGTACATCAATCCGTTATAGAAAATAAGGAAAGTATATCAGGGGCTACTACTCATTATGTTACAAAAAATATAGATGCAGGAGATATAATTTTGAAGAAAACATGTAATATAGTTTTAAAGGAAACTATTCATTCTTTATCAAAAAAAGTATCTCTTATAGAAAGAGAAATATTAATTCAATCTATACAAAATTTTTTTTGA